TAGAAACTTGCttctagtaaataaataaaaaaacaatttttctctGGGACATTGGTTTTTTTGAGGGGGATAACAGGGACAATCAAGTTTAACACTATAAGGAACACTGTATACGTTAATGTGGTTACCTGAGCCAGAAAAGACGTACCTTGGGATTTTGAACCATATCTCAACTCGGAGACATCGCTGATTGGATCAGTTTCTATGGCCGAATGAAAGCGACACACAGGGATGTGGCGTTCTCCGTCGCAATAACCGTCCCGGGACCAGGACTCACAATTCATTCTGCTGCTCGTACATGCTCTCTCACATTTCTTATCAACAGTACACCATGCATTCTCGTCACAGTCTTTGTTGAACGAACACTCTGCAAAAAAATAGTTGATTACGTTTCTCCATGTagacattttattaaaaaacgTACATATAGTTGTATTGGATAGTATGTGACCCGTGTGTTTCACGTAGTTCTATGAAAAGCACAAATATATGGAGAATACAAGGATGAATGTGTTTCtaaatctctttgatgaaaagTCAAAGTATTATCCTATTTGTTAAGAAAATTggcaattattcaaaaaatatagagaaatagagttattgattattttgccaaaaataaaatgttttaactttattgaagttgaaaatccAATATGAGCTTATGAAAAActatgaatattaaaaatatatttgtgcAAAAATTTAACTTAATCAGTGGATTTTGGCGTGATGATGTGTGGCGTGATCACTTTTAAAGAAGATTCTCCGGACAAATAGCCTAATGTGGAACTACAGCCAGAATATACAAAGTATATAGTATACTGACCAATCTTTGTGAAATCTTACTCAATAATCTTACTCCCTCTGATAATAAAGTCTTCACAAGTAGACATTCTTGTTAAAATAATGTGATTCAAATTGATATGAAGTAATACTTCCatctaaaatataataatcttgaaaattttaacTTTTGTCAATCCTAAGTTGGTCTATTATACATGTCTCTGTTTATTGTATCGCAGTTTAACACTGCTGTATATCAACTGGAACAATAATTTTCCGTAATGCAAATATAAATTTTAGGTTGTGACAATCAATGTAggttaaatattttattcatttttttctctatatatttatttaaccTACCCCCAGCCTGACGTTTTGTGACATTAACTGATGATTGATAAGAGGCAAGACTGGAACAATCCTCTATTATCATCAATACTGATAAGATGACCAATGACCTCCTCATTGCAaactgtaaataaaaatattccaaacAATAGCAAATCacgaatgtattatttcatgaaCTCATCAAGTGTCAAGCGAGCTCTTTTTAGGTGGCTGTAATATTTCTACTCAATATCTATCTACTTAGACCTTTACTATTAGGACCAATATTGTAGTGAATAcaaaatcatcataattatattatgataaatagGCTTCAATGTACTAGtaggctatttatttattcgcgATTGATGAGTTTCTGCAATAAGcataaataggcctatatttataatgatcaagttgagaaaataataaatttgaaatacataatacaaaaaattaatcaatgagtaaatgaaaaagtttcattCTTAGCGTGCACCTGGAACGTCATTATTTTAAATCATGAATTTCAGAATTAACTGGACAAAAAAATTTCTTTGCAGTAGCCTAATCAActctttatcaacatcaaaaCACGAGTGATATATCACATTATATCCTATTctatattcaaaaatcaatgtgaTGTATAgagttataattataatatgtgtTTTAGAAAACATAGATAGCCAAAAATATtgcaaataaaatgatatattctttcacaatttattttttgtaatattcttttACAATTTCCCAATATACCGGTACATAAGGTACACGGGAGGCTATATATGGTACTATTTATAGCTGGCAGTTCATCTTTAAACCGTGTAATGTgcgattattcaatttgaattcattattttaagaaCAATGAATGTAGGCTACTCACCATTATAGCAGAGCTACGATTATCAAGCGacaaatattaaagaaatagtTGAGCTTAAAAAAATCTCTCAgctattgttttttaaaaattgaaattatgaataagtTGAAGTTGTCTATTTGTTCTCATTGAAAACTGTAACAAATAGGCCTAATCATTTCAGTTGAATAacagaatagaataatagaaacaTTTTCTAAAGCTTTTTTAATTGCTTCATAATCTTAGCTTCATAAACattttagtttttttaattaaattgaatcaacttTCATTCAGTTACTTGAAATCATTACACTTCATGCTGAGCTAGGTACTGACTATTACGACTATTATGACTATTACAAGCATGAATATGAATCATAGAGACACATAAAATGTTATGGTAATTGAAGATTATAAAAtgcattttaaaattgaaactttgttAAGAAGTCCATCattaaaaatcatgaaataacTTCCAGGCTGTTACATCCATAATCATATGACGAGGCTATTACTTTGGATGAAATGAATTCTGTTGTCAGTCAAATAAgtgatacaataaaaaaatctatcttcctattattcatatttgtgCAATTAATAGTCATAGTAATTTATCATAAAGCTAGATTTCAATGTAACTGAAtcaaaattgattcaatttaattcgaTTATGGAGCAATTAAAAAAGCTTGAAAATGATTATCCTATTCTGTAGTTGAACtggaatgattatttattatatattcgaATCGAAACAAATAAACTACTTCGAGTTATTAATCAAACTCAAGAAACACTACCGTAGTTCAAGAgagatttattttcaataagttcATTCATTCCTTTTATTCCCATCACTTGATGGGATCATGAAATAGATAATCTTAACATTGCAGTTTAAGGTTGctcaaaaacttcaaaaaatgtAACCAGAAAATGTTTCCTTTCAATTCCAGTTTGTAGTTTGATAACTATCCAATTGATTCTGATGTTCATGATTTTAAATAGGCTACGTTCTAACTCAACTTATGTATCATAAGAATACTCATGAATCGAGTAGAAATATTACAGGTTACAGCCTTCTAAAAATAGGTAACTTGAAGAGTTCATAAACaaatataacattttcatctGCAATCCTTATATTTTCAGAGGTTGTAATAATAAGGTCGTCATTGGTCATCTTATTGATGATAATAGAGAATTGTTTCTGCCTTCCTTCTGATCAATCATCAGTTAATATCACGAAGCGTCAGGCTGGGGGTAGGTTGAATAATAACAgatttaaaagttgaataagaTACAGAACAAGGAATTGTTACAACCTCGTAGAATTCATTTGAATAACTGGcaaaatgtattttaataacAGAAAATCTACTTGCTACGCCATTACAGTATTGATATTAATCAGTAATTCAGTAGATAAATTTCTCGGcagtatatttataaataagtaGGGTAGTAGGCCTACCAAGTCAGGAAAATAGATTAAGCGCGAATATAATTTTCTTCCCCAATTACCCATAAATACAATGAAGAGTTTTATTCTCCAAATCGAAATGTGAAGAACTATAatatttttcgttattttttggaaaacatTTTCTTTGTTGAGTTGGAATATATATAAACAGGCATATATATAGTGCTATTTATTATACTAGGCATCAAAAATGCCCAAGTCTATACTCATATGGTCACTTGAAAACGAAGTGACATTCTTGTTTGTTTGAAAAACTGACGATTTATTATGTTGCATTATTTTTTTGAAGGAGACAATCATTCCAATTAGAATTCAGAATTATTCCATAGAAGATGAATACTGGTAATTATAAGTTACTCACAAATAAAgcctaaattcatctaaaaGTAGActactttttcaattattgttttcaacaGACAAGTTCctggattttttatttcatgaatttgattAACTTATATCAATAATAGAGTGTTTATAATCTCTCATTCAATGGCCAGTTTTGCCAGCAGAACAATGTATGTTATAATAAGGAAACTCTAATGAAATGTTTACATGGAGACTATAATCTGATAAACCAATGTTTTCTAGAATGTTGGTCTAAAATTGACTGTGAAGAACATGAGTGGTTTACTGCAGAAAACAGATGTAAGTCGGTGTGTGCGGGCAGAATGGATTGCGATACATGGATTCGAGATGGATACTGTACTGGAACGCCACATTTCTGTGTGTCGTGTTCATTCAGATATGGGCAATGACATTATATTCGAGTTAACATCTGGAACAAAATCCTAAGGTACGTCTTATTTAGGGGGGTACGCGACTATATATCTCCCCCGAGTTAGAATTTGGATCGAAATCTGGAGGTACGTTTTGTTTGAGATAGGCAATTAATGTTCCAGATTGTACGTTAGTTATTCATATGAAAGAGCCCAGTGTGTCCAGAAAACTTTAttcttagaataataataataatatgccCAGAAATCTTAAGAAATCTCAATCTAAGAATGCCCAAAAAGTCCCGGAATTGGAAGAAGGTGTGTAAAAtctagttgtggggcctgatgCTATTCACTGTAAATAGTATATTCACTGTACTAATGCTGTGCTACAATGAGCTCAATAAATGGAAGTAGCAATAATGATACAGGCAATGAAAATTCCCGCCCTACTGATTATAATGAGCCTATATTAATACAATGGATgctcttattctctctctctctctctctctcactatcccAATCATGGACTACTTTGAtgttatttgtaaaaaaattaaaactctctccttacagtaataataaattaaaccaTAACCGTATTAGTTCTTACAAAATCTTGTCAACAATGAGAATGTGCTACTCTCCTAATGTCAAGTCAATCTTGAAAAGGATAAAAAATAGGTtataattaaaagaaaaaaacaacaGTGGGATTCAAAAAGTTTGTTTCtcttctttatattataaaatcaataatctTGCAGGATACATATAAACAGttaatacaaaatcaataatataaacagaaatcttaatctatattatatataagcgaaatggcactcactcactcactgactcacatACTCGCAGACCTAataatctaccggaccaaaaacgttcaaatttggtaggtatgttcagttggccctttagaggcgcactaagaacggatttggaaaaatttctaaagatacgcccaaaatctgcgtttttccagcgttgtcttgttttttctcagatttatcgaaacaaatgaacagaaattgttcaaatttagtacagaagctcagctataggttagaaggaatttgtaataacgccaaagatacgcccaaaatctgcgtttttccagcgttttttgcgctttctcagctttgactgaagaagcatgctcaaatgaaaaatgcaggtgagcgaagcgagcccgctgatctcatttttggacgatccagccggaggtccagggggctccgccccctgacaagacggatatggcgagcgaagcgagcctgacggctagtttttaTATAATGTTGTTTTTTGTACAATTTTGACTTGAATACCTACAATTGAATGCAAAAATCAATAACTCTCTTCTTCCAGGTTTAGGTTTATCATTATTCTTCTATTCTTTACAGATGATGATTGTGAACACACTTATGAATGTTCACCTGACTTATATTGCCATACCAACAATAAGTGCATCAACCCCTGTGATGACCTATTGAAGTGCACAACGGATGGACCAGACAATCCAGGCTTTGTTGTCCTCAGGGACAACGCGGAGTACCGCGATGAATTCAGCTGAGTTTTCCAAGACTAAACTCTAAGCTGTAAATAAGTATCCAGCAGCATAATAAATGTAAAACTCCAATCGATTCGTCCATTTCAAAACTAAATTAAAcagtagaagaaattaaaatgtgATTGAAATAAGATGTACCTAGgcttttatttcaaattcacttACAATATAGTAGACCTAGGCCTATTTATGTGTGTATAATGGAGGATAATAAAACTCTTGCAAATAATACGAATGAAAAAACCAGGGCCACACGTTTCAAGCCGGGAACAAGCACACTTTGTTATGCAGCGTTCCGATCCTACTCATGTCCGATAATTCTGTAGGGTGAAGGAGTGATGGTCACATGTTGTAGCCTACATGTGTGGCATACaccatgattctagtttatAGAAagaataacattttattaaacCTTTATAATCTCGTTCCATGTTGCTATGATATTAACAATGGAACTATAGTTTTATTTAGGGCTAGCTTAAAATTGTCAAACCTACTTTTTTATCAACGATGAAATAAGAACCTAATTTTTGAAACTTAAAAAGTTGCTACAGTTTTGTAATGCAACATGCAACATTGAGAAGTGGACAATAATGAAGTCTGAAACAAACTCATAATGCAAAGAGGACCAAAATTTTAATTCCAATATGGTTCTATGTCTTTATTCAACATATAGACTATGAGGTTTACTGTCCACATTCACAATTAGTTCAACAGTATTAGTTATTTATTGTTCTATTACTGATACATTGAGCAATACATTTATTAGGTAGCATATTAGACGCATCGCAGCGTATAATCCTGTACAAGACAGCGATGTGCGTGACTGGTTTCATATCTGAAATCATTGCTGGACACAatgaagcctggattgccgaaCCCAAACGTGACGCACTTGACTAGTTTTTCGCAGGGGTCGGTGCATTTGCTGTCGGTATGACAGTATAGGTGGGGAGCACAGTCATCAGTTCTTGTGCAATAGGAACCTGTTAAATTCACAATGTAAATTGATTACTATGTTTTTAATTTCACTTCATTGAGAACAAACTACCACTTATTTAAATAACTGATGTATAGCTGCAGCACTTTAATATaggtaataatattaataataatagttggccTCCACATCACCCCTTACAGCCAACCCGTTCCACCACATGGCGGCAAGTGACTAGTGAGTATATTATTAGGCAATTTGCGTGCAATAGAACGGCTCAAGTGGCCTTTATTTATTGCAACTGCTTGTCATAAAAAAAGTGTTTTGGAACTCATAATTGTTGGGTAGGTTCCTGGAAGGATCTTATTCTCCTTTTAAAAATTCTCGACACttcaaaaaaatcgattttatttGACAGTAATAagtatatcaataattatatagcCATAATAGATTGAATGAACTTTAGTTCTATTCATAAAAATCTCATAAATTGGACAATATTTCCCAAAGAAGAAGTGGGCCTACCACTTTCGTgtgtattaaatttgaaaatccaagTCTGTTATGCTTAAATcagaaaaacaatattattatgtaggcctacataattaCCGTAATGAAAATTAGTTCGCGTTAATGATACAGGAACGCAAATATAAAACAATAGAAAACAAAATATTACCttattcaatattacaatattattccgATTCAAATATTGCCaatttacgagaaccaatcagagaaggcttttttggaaagacggcttctctgatttgttctcgttagaattaatcacggttaaaatttaacaggcttttgtgcaatcggcacCTAATCTTATATTACAGTATAACAAATTCATAGGGTATTTCAGGGAAACATATTGCTCTCACTATCGTTTGTAGACTACTAGATTGCAGTAGTATATGAAGAAGAGACGAATTATTATTGTCTCAATTTATTGAGCAGACCGATTAGATTGTAGGCTCTATAATACAGAGTGGCGCAGGGAAAAAGAGTGTGTGGCGctggagatttaaaattatgtaATTTCCACGGAAAATTCATAAAACTACAGTAATTGATTACTGGACTGGCATAAATTCATCATTCCATCTACGATCCTATAATCAAAATTCCTATTCACTTTTCAATGTGAAATCAGAATGAGGAGATCTCTTTGACGTTCACAGCACTGTATGCCTGTTGAGAAAATCTCTCGGCATGTTGAGAAAAAGGTCTAGCATATTGGGGAATAGCATAATGATCTCATGTTGATGTTTTTGTTTATATATAGCCTACCTACCGCACTCAAATGCTGGGTCAACATATGTGGATACATTCTATTTATtggtaaataaatttgaaagttcTTGTATGATAATATGTGTCCGTTGCATATTGCCTCTAAAATATTTCTACGGGATATACGCGCGTTTGACATCAAATTGGGAAGTAATATTCTCTGTGGCACAGTTATAATACAGGATTGAgcagggaggtatggatgatttaAAATAGCAGTTACACTCTCATAAACGAAactcaaaatgtttttttctcagtgtgtaccttggatgttgccattatgaaaattagagaggaaaatattaaaacatttattaccggtatgaacaaaaaataacatCTGTTAAATGCTGTCAGTTTTTTCCATACACTTCTGTAGGCGAGGTGAGAAGTTGTCTATATACTCCTCCGAAGCATTGCACGTGGAAATAAAACTTAAACTTAAACCATGAAACTTATTATTGGCCCCTTACTTTTTTCGATAAAACGGTCAAACGGTCACTGTCAATGCGGTCGTTACCTA
The sequence above is drawn from the Nilaparvata lugens isolate BPH chromosome 2, ASM1435652v1, whole genome shotgun sequence genome and encodes:
- the LOC111060315 gene encoding uncharacterized protein LOC111060315 isoform X5, with amino-acid sequence MFAMRRSLVILSVLMIIEDCSSLASYQSSVNVTKRQAGECSFNKDCDENAWCTVDKKCERACTSSRMNCESWSRDGYCDGERHIPVCRFHSAIETDPISDVSELRYGSKSQDTYCEHTYECSPDLYCHTNNKCINPCKELLKCTTDGPDNPGFVVLRDNEEYPESNKISCIIKDYVLSCE